A part of Lacinutrix sp. 5H-3-7-4 genomic DNA contains:
- a CDS encoding undecaprenyl-diphosphate phosphatase, whose amino-acid sequence MDIIDSIILGIIQGLTEFLPVSSSGHLELGKAILGDNSIPEESLLFTVVLHFATALSTIVVFRKDIFEIIKGLFKPAVNSDHRFAIKIIISMIPAVIVGVFFEEQLEQLFGSNIMLVGCMLLVTAALLFLADKAKNTHKKVGFKDALIIGVSQAIAMLPGISRSGATISTSVLLGNDKTKAARFSFLMVVPLIFGKIAKDVLSGDLNFNSQNSVAIIAGFIAAFISGLVACTWMIALVKKSKLSYFALYCVIVGIIAIIFSILN is encoded by the coding sequence ATGGACATTATAGACTCAATTATTTTAGGAATTATACAAGGTTTAACAGAATTTTTACCTGTATCCTCTAGTGGCCATCTAGAACTTGGCAAAGCCATTCTTGGCGACAACTCCATACCAGAAGAAAGCCTCTTATTTACAGTAGTACTGCATTTTGCTACAGCATTAAGTACTATTGTAGTTTTTAGAAAAGATATTTTTGAAATTATTAAAGGTTTATTTAAACCTGCCGTTAATAGTGATCATCGTTTTGCTATAAAAATTATAATTTCTATGATACCTGCAGTTATTGTAGGTGTTTTTTTTGAAGAACAATTAGAGCAACTATTTGGTAGTAATATTATGTTAGTAGGTTGTATGTTATTAGTTACCGCGGCACTACTATTTTTAGCAGATAAAGCTAAAAACACACACAAAAAAGTAGGCTTTAAAGATGCTTTAATTATTGGTGTTTCTCAAGCAATAGCTATGCTTCCTGGTATTTCAAGAAGCGGCGCAACAATTTCTACCTCTGTACTATTAGGTAACGATAAAACCAAAGCCGCAAGATTTTCTTTTTTAATGGTTGTTCCTTTAATATTTGGTAAAATTGCTAAAGATGTTTTAAGTGGCGACCTAAATTTTAACAGTCAAAATTCTGTTGCCATTATTGCTGGTTTTATTGCAGCTTTTATATCTGGATTAGTAGCCTGTACCTGGATGATTGCTTTAGTTAAAAAAAGCAAACTTTCTTACTTTGCTTTATACTGTGTAATTGTAGGTATAATTGCCATAATTTTTTCAATTTTAAACTAA
- a CDS encoding DUF3098 domain-containing protein, with protein MGEQKRKDTEEHKSEFIFGKRNYKFMFIGLALIVIGFILMSGGGSDDPNVFNEDIFNWRRIHLAPTLILAGFGVQIYAILTRSKDTN; from the coding sequence GTGGGAGAACAAAAACGTAAAGATACCGAAGAGCATAAAAGCGAATTTATATTTGGAAAACGCAACTATAAATTTATGTTTATTGGTTTAGCACTTATTGTCATAGGATTTATTTTAATGTCTGGTGGAGGCAGCGACGACCCAAATGTTTTTAATGAAGACATATTTAACTGGAGACGCATTCACTTAGCGCCAACATTAATTCTGGCAGGATTTGGAGTTCAAATTTATGCTATTCTTACACGATCTAAAGACACTAACTAA
- a CDS encoding ABC transporter permease, with amino-acid sequence MSSSFDKFQKRRLISSYFSVVLSIGLVLFLLGLLGLLVLNAKKVADHFKEQVTVTIFLKDTAKEVEIKQLEKSLAMADYVKSTAFVSKDQAAEFMKEESGEDFMDFLGSNPLKNSIDVNLKADFVTSAKLQTIADEALTKNFVDEVSYDNDLVNLMNDNVKKISFWVLLLSALFTLIAVLLINSSIRLAVYSKRFTIKTMQMVGATKRFIRKPFIWRSVKLGIVGAVLALIGMAIVLYYVDKMFPELTLLSKPVFIIALFAVVFLLGIFITWISTFFATQRFLNLNTDKLY; translated from the coding sequence ATGAGCTCATCTTTTGATAAATTCCAAAAACGTCGTTTAATTTCATCATACTTCTCTGTTGTGTTAAGTATTGGCTTAGTTTTATTTTTACTGGGTTTATTAGGTCTTTTGGTATTAAATGCAAAAAAAGTGGCAGATCATTTTAAAGAGCAAGTTACCGTTACTATATTTTTAAAGGATACAGCAAAAGAGGTTGAAATTAAACAGCTTGAAAAAAGTTTAGCAATGGCAGATTATGTTAAGTCTACTGCTTTTGTTTCTAAAGATCAAGCGGCAGAGTTTATGAAAGAAGAAAGCGGTGAAGATTTTATGGATTTTTTAGGTAGTAACCCGTTAAAAAACTCTATAGATGTAAATTTGAAAGCAGATTTTGTAACCTCGGCAAAATTACAAACAATTGCAGACGAAGCTTTAACAAAAAACTTTGTAGACGAAGTTAGTTATGATAATGACTTAGTTAATTTAATGAACGACAACGTTAAAAAAATTAGTTTTTGGGTATTACTTTTAAGCGCTTTATTTACACTAATTGCTGTTTTATTAATTAATAGCTCTATAAGGTTAGCAGTATACTCTAAACGTTTTACAATTAAAACCATGCAAATGGTTGGTGCTACTAAGCGTTTTATTAGAAAACCTTTTATATGGAGAAGTGTAAAACTTGGTATTGTTGGTGCTGTTTTAGCTTTAATTGGTATGGCCATTGTACTTTATTATGTAGATAAAATGTTTCCTGAATTAACATTATTAAGCAAACCTGTATTTATAATAGCTTTATTTGCAGTCGTTTTTCTATTAGGTATTTTTATTACATGGATTTCTACTTTTTTCGCTACACAGCGTTTTTTAAACTTAAATACAGATAAGTTATATTAA
- a CDS encoding leucine--tRNA ligase: MQYDFNRIEQDWQKYWAENQTFKASNNSDKPKYYVLDMFPYPSGAGLHVGHPLGYIASDIYARYKRHKGFNVLHPQGYDSFGLPAEQYAIQTGQHPAVTTETNIKTYRRQLDQIGFSFDWSREVRTSNPEYYKWTQWIFIQLFESYYCNNDNKAKDIKELVSIFSSEGNSNVNVACDDDVEEFTAEEWNSFSAEKQQEILLKYRLTYLAETEVNWCPVLGTVLANDEIVNGVSERGGHPVVRKKMTQWSMRISAYAERLLQGLEDIDWTDSLKETQRNWIGKSVGASVTFNVKEHQETIEVFTTRPDTIFGVSFMTLAPEHELVSQITTPEQKAEVEAYIEKTAKRSERDRMADVKTISGVFTGAYAQHPFTKEPIPIWIGDYVLASYGTGAVMAVPCGDQRDYDFAKHFNINIPNIFDGVDISQEAFAGKDGVKIANSDFLNGMNYKKASKRAIYELEQLGQGEGKTNYRLRDAVFSRQRYWGEPFPVYYVNGMPQMIDKAHLPVTLPEVEKYLPTEEGEPPLGRADVWAWDTSANQVVSNDKIDNKTVFPLELNTMPGWAGSSWYFFRYMEEAANRGDVFASENALKYWENVDLYIGGAEHATGHLLYSRFWVKLLKDRGFVNVEEPFKKLINQGMILGTSAFVYKIGAVSLRNLKGKTEKSYKISGSPEFYQKTNLLISKNLFFESLGYNQKAPSSNVKGDGFHDISIKNKLFDFICKEFKFTTEQIDKIESEELIITYHFSFTRSFVGYVDSSDNLMIDDFLNDNMNNDLLDAKIIKEEDSTFKVGREVEKMSKSKYNVVNPDDIVRDYGADSLRLYEMFLGPLEQYKPWNTAGITGVHGFLKKLWKLYVDENGLKVNNAEPTKDNLKTLHKTIKKVEEDIENFSFNTSVSTFMIAVNELGAQKCTSKEILEPLLVLVSPYAPHIAEELYKMLGNSGSISTVTFPKFEASHLVESSKNYPISFNGKMRFTLELPMDMSKDDIEKTVMAHEKTIAQLDGRTPKKVIVVPGKIVNIVG, from the coding sequence ATGCAATACGATTTTAATAGAATAGAACAAGACTGGCAAAAATACTGGGCAGAAAATCAAACTTTTAAAGCCTCAAACAATAGCGATAAACCAAAATATTACGTACTAGATATGTTTCCTTATCCATCTGGAGCAGGATTACACGTTGGGCATCCTTTAGGATATATTGCTAGTGATATTTATGCACGTTACAAACGCCATAAAGGTTTTAATGTATTACATCCTCAAGGTTATGATAGCTTTGGTTTACCTGCAGAGCAATACGCTATTCAAACTGGGCAGCATCCAGCAGTAACTACAGAAACAAATATAAAAACCTACCGTAGGCAATTAGACCAAATTGGTTTTAGTTTCGATTGGAGTAGAGAAGTGCGTACAAGTAATCCAGAATATTATAAATGGACACAATGGATATTTATTCAATTATTCGAATCGTATTATTGCAATAATGATAATAAAGCCAAGGATATAAAGGAGTTGGTGTCTATTTTTTCTTCAGAAGGAAATAGTAATGTAAATGTTGCTTGTGATGATGATGTAGAAGAATTTACAGCCGAAGAATGGAATAGCTTTTCAGCAGAAAAACAACAAGAAATACTATTAAAATACAGACTAACGTATTTGGCTGAAACCGAAGTAAACTGGTGTCCTGTTTTAGGAACCGTTTTAGCTAACGATGAAATTGTAAACGGCGTTTCAGAACGTGGCGGACATCCAGTTGTTCGTAAAAAAATGACGCAATGGAGTATGCGTATTTCTGCCTATGCCGAAAGACTTTTACAAGGCTTAGAAGATATAGATTGGACAGATTCATTAAAAGAAACACAACGTAACTGGATAGGAAAATCTGTTGGAGCAAGTGTAACATTTAATGTAAAAGAGCACCAAGAAACAATTGAGGTTTTCACCACAAGACCAGATACTATTTTTGGAGTTAGTTTCATGACATTAGCGCCAGAGCACGAACTGGTATCACAAATTACAACGCCAGAACAAAAAGCAGAAGTAGAAGCCTACATAGAAAAAACAGCCAAACGCAGTGAACGTGATCGTATGGCAGATGTAAAAACAATTTCTGGAGTGTTTACAGGAGCTTATGCTCAGCATCCATTTACAAAAGAACCAATTCCAATCTGGATTGGCGATTACGTATTAGCAAGTTACGGTACAGGAGCAGTAATGGCAGTACCATGTGGAGACCAAAGAGATTACGATTTTGCTAAACATTTTAATATAAATATTCCTAATATTTTTGATGGAGTAGATATTAGCCAAGAAGCTTTTGCAGGAAAAGATGGTGTTAAAATTGCAAACAGCGATTTTTTAAATGGCATGAATTATAAAAAAGCAAGCAAGCGTGCTATTTATGAGTTAGAACAATTAGGACAAGGCGAAGGCAAAACTAACTATAGATTACGTGATGCTGTATTCTCAAGACAACGTTATTGGGGAGAACCATTTCCAGTATATTATGTAAATGGTATGCCACAAATGATTGATAAAGCACATTTGCCAGTAACACTTCCAGAGGTAGAAAAATATTTACCAACCGAAGAAGGCGAGCCACCATTAGGTCGTGCAGATGTTTGGGCTTGGGATACAAGTGCAAACCAAGTAGTTTCTAACGATAAAATAGATAATAAAACCGTTTTCCCACTAGAACTCAATACGATGCCAGGTTGGGCAGGAAGCTCGTGGTACTTTTTCCGTTATATGGAAGAAGCCGCAAATAGAGGCGATGTTTTTGCAAGTGAAAACGCACTAAAATATTGGGAAAATGTAGATTTATACATTGGCGGAGCAGAACACGCAACAGGCCATTTATTATACTCTCGTTTTTGGGTAAAATTACTTAAAGATCGTGGCTTTGTAAATGTTGAAGAACCTTTTAAAAAGCTAATAAACCAAGGTATGATTCTTGGTACTAGTGCTTTTGTTTATAAAATTGGAGCAGTCTCTTTAAGGAATCTCAAAGGGAAAACTGAAAAAAGTTATAAAATTTCTGGTTCTCCAGAGTTTTATCAAAAAACAAATTTATTAATTTCTAAGAATTTATTTTTTGAAAGTTTAGGGTATAATCAAAAAGCACCTAGCTCTAATGTTAAAGGAGATGGTTTTCATGATATTTCAATAAAAAATAAATTATTTGATTTTATCTGTAAAGAATTTAAATTTACTACAGAGCAAATTGATAAAATTGAGAGTGAAGAGCTTATAATAACTTATCATTTTTCTTTTACTAGATCTTTTGTTGGTTATGTAGATTCGTCTGATAATTTGATGATTGATGATTTTTTAAATGATAATATGAACAACGATCTTCTAGACGCAAAAATCATAAAAGAAGAAGATAGCACATTTAAAGTTGGTCGTGAAGTAGAAAAAATGTCCAAATCTAAATACAATGTTGTAAATCCAGACGATATTGTAAGAGATTATGGAGCAGACAGTTTACGTCTATACGAAATGTTTCTTGGACCTTTAGAGCAATACAAGCCTTGGAACACAGCAGGAATTACAGGAGTTCATGGGTTCTTAAAAAAACTATGGAAACTTTATGTCGATGAAAATGGTTTAAAAGTAAACAATGCAGAACCAACAAAAGACAACTTAAAAACCTTACATAAAACCATTAAAAAAGTAGAAGAAGATATAGAGAATTTTTCTTTCAATACATCGGTTTCTACGTTTATGATAGCTGTAAACGAGCTTGGAGCTCAAAAATGTACAAGTAAAGAAATATTAGAACCATTATTAGTTTTAGTATCACCTTACGCACCACACATAGCTGAAGAATTGTATAAAATGCTTGGTAATAGCGGCTCTATTTCTACTGTTACGTTTCCTAAATTTGAAGCTAGCCATTTAGTAGAAAGTAGTAAAAATTATCCAATTTCTTTTAACGGTAAAATGCGTTTTACTTTAGAGTTGCCAATGGATATGAGTAAAGATGATATTGAAAAAACAGTAATGGCTCACGAAAAAACAATTGCACAATTAGATGGTCGTACACCTAAAAAAGTAATTGTAGTTCCTGGAAAAATTGTAAATATAGTTGGATAA
- a CDS encoding zinc metallopeptidase, with protein sequence MIGTGYMGYYILIGAISIVSWLVSNQLKRKFEKYSKVHLRNGMSGAEIAQKMLADNGIRDVEVISTPGRLTDHYNPANKTVNLSEAVYNQRNAAAAAVAAHEVGHAVQHATAYQWLTMRSKLVPVVQVTSSLSQWVVFGGIALMASNAIGVAGQYIAIAGLVMMAFATLFSVITLPVEYDASNRALAWLKNKNMVTPDEYKGSEDALKWAARTYLVAAIGAIASLLYWALQVFGGRD encoded by the coding sequence ATGATAGGAACAGGATATATGGGTTACTACATACTAATTGGGGCCATCTCAATAGTAAGCTGGTTAGTAAGTAATCAATTAAAGAGAAAATTTGAGAAATACTCAAAAGTACACTTAAGAAATGGCATGAGTGGAGCAGAAATAGCTCAAAAAATGTTAGCAGATAATGGTATTAGAGATGTTGAGGTAATATCAACTCCAGGTCGTTTAACAGACCATTATAACCCAGCAAATAAAACAGTAAACTTAAGTGAAGCTGTGTATAACCAACGTAACGCAGCAGCAGCAGCAGTTGCCGCGCATGAGGTTGGTCATGCAGTGCAGCATGCAACTGCATACCAGTGGTTAACTATGCGTTCTAAATTAGTACCTGTTGTACAAGTAACATCAAGCTTGTCTCAATGGGTTGTTTTTGGTGGTATTGCATTAATGGCATCAAATGCAATTGGTGTTGCTGGACAATATATTGCTATAGCAGGATTAGTAATGATGGCGTTTGCAACATTATTTAGTGTTATTACATTACCTGTAGAGTACGATGCTAGTAACCGTGCTTTGGCTTGGTTAAAAAATAAAAATATGGTTACTCCAGACGAATATAAAGGTTCTGAAGATGCTTTAAAATGGGCAGCAAGAACCTATTTAGTTGCCGCAATTGGTGCTATTGCATCATTATTATATTGGGCGCTTCAGGTTTTTGGTGGTAGAGATTAA
- a CDS encoding VapA/VapB family virulence-associated protein: MKTTQEQRNTIIAHDFITKNTGVLDQNKIDNAVKTITAKTQSYPAKGSVASFIFYLKFQVNITGGKSFNGNAGGASTPGGGALIGDVYTSDINRLYSDTVSFQFTATPVYTSIIFFDKSSNALGTFQCGAVSTVAGVGGGSGKW; encoded by the coding sequence ATGAAAACCACACAAGAACAAAGAAACACGATTATTGCTCACGATTTTATTACTAAAAACACTGGTGTTTTAGATCAAAATAAAATTGATAATGCAGTAAAAACAATTACAGCTAAAACACAGTCTTACCCAGCTAAAGGAAGTGTTGCAAGTTTTATTTTTTACTTGAAATTTCAAGTTAATATTACTGGTGGAAAATCTTTTAACGGTAATGCTGGAGGAGCTTCTACTCCTGGAGGAGGCGCTTTAATTGGAGATGTGTATACTAGTGATATAAATCGCTTATATAGTGACACTGTAAGTTTTCAATTTACTGCGACACCAGTTTATACAAGTATTATATTTTTTGATAAATCAAGTAATGCTTTAGGCACTTTTCAATGTGGAGCTGTTAGTACGGTTGCTGGTGTTGGTGGTGGTTCAGGTAAGTGGTAA
- a CDS encoding response regulator transcription factor, with translation MKNNIKIVLADDEQLFRQGLKAILENNKNIEVVFDAENGEELIMLLRQANELPEIVITDLKMPKLNGVEVTKLIRKEFPDIKVIALTSYFSKPFILNMISIGAVAYLAKNSTPNLMIKTIEEVANKGFYYGQEVIQFIHENLTNPNDKKVKSNFDTSYFTKREIEVLELICQQSTTNDIAEKLFISPRTVEGHRNNLLLKTESKNVAGLVIYGLKNKLVSLEKDSFD, from the coding sequence ATGAAAAATAATATAAAAATTGTGTTAGCAGATGACGAGCAATTGTTTAGACAAGGATTGAAAGCCATTTTAGAAAACAATAAAAATATAGAAGTTGTTTTTGATGCCGAAAATGGAGAAGAGCTAATTATGCTTTTACGGCAAGCTAATGAATTACCTGAAATTGTAATTACAGATCTAAAAATGCCAAAACTAAATGGTGTTGAAGTCACAAAATTAATTAGAAAAGAATTTCCAGATATAAAAGTCATTGCCTTAACAAGTTATTTTAGCAAACCTTTTATACTAAACATGATATCTATTGGAGCTGTTGCTTATTTGGCAAAAAATAGCACTCCAAATTTAATGATTAAAACTATAGAAGAAGTTGCCAATAAAGGCTTTTATTATGGTCAAGAAGTAATACAATTTATACACGAAAATCTTACAAATCCTAATGATAAAAAAGTAAAGTCAAATTTTGATACCTCTTATTTTACCAAGCGAGAAATTGAAGTTTTAGAACTTATTTGTCAACAATCTACAACTAATGACATAGCAGAAAAACTTTTTATAAGTCCAAGAACCGTAGAAGGTCACCGTAATAATCTTTTATTAAAAACAGAATCTAAAAATGTTGCTGGTTTGGTTATTTATGGATTAAAAAACAAACTAGTTTCTTTAGAAAAGGATTCGTTTGATTAA
- a CDS encoding sensor histidine kinase — translation MENERLIIQALVYSIIFLVLITTGIILFFHYSRQKLIQKELEKAALKLENQQKILQTSISIQEAERKRIAQDLHDAISSKLNIVSLSTNVLLTDISLSTNQKASLQQILEITSTTLESSRKIAHDLLPPILNEFGLKAALEELFEECSTSTNLDIESNIEELPKLSKTNQLHVFRIVQELINNSIRHGKANELAVYMEKSNIGFVLRYQDNGKGFTVNDIKGKSGIGLQNIKSRVKILNGTLLIDSTINSGSQFIIRCNYEK, via the coding sequence ATGGAAAACGAAAGATTAATTATACAAGCCTTAGTTTATAGTATTATATTTTTAGTATTAATTACTACTGGAATAATTTTGTTTTTTCACTATTCAAGACAAAAACTTATACAAAAAGAACTTGAAAAAGCCGCCCTTAAACTTGAAAACCAACAAAAAATATTACAAACTTCTATCTCAATTCAAGAAGCTGAACGCAAAAGAATTGCACAAGATTTACATGATGCCATTAGCTCGAAACTTAATATTGTAAGCCTATCTACAAATGTTTTATTAACAGATATAAGTCTTTCAACAAATCAAAAAGCATCGCTACAACAAATACTAGAAATAACTTCTACAACATTAGAAAGTTCACGTAAAATTGCTCATGATTTATTACCTCCTATTCTAAATGAATTTGGGCTAAAAGCTGCTTTAGAAGAGTTGTTTGAAGAATGCTCTACAAGTACAAATTTAGATATAGAGAGCAACATAGAAGAATTACCTAAACTATCTAAAACCAACCAATTACATGTCTTTAGAATTGTACAAGAACTTATAAACAACTCTATTAGGCATGGCAAAGCCAATGAATTAGCGGTCTATATGGAAAAGAGTAATATAGGTTTTGTTTTAAGATATCAAGATAATGGCAAAGGCTTTACAGTGAATGATATTAAAGGAAAATCAGGAATTGGATTACAAAATATTAAAAGTAGAGTTAAAATTTTAAACGGGACATTATTAATCGATAGCACAATTAATAGTGGAAGTCAATTTATTATACGTTGTAATTATGAAAAATAA
- a CDS encoding phage tail protein produces the protein MEQYIGQIIMFAGNFAPRDWALCDGQILPISQYQALFSILGTNYGGDGRTTFGLPDLRGRIPVHAGVGPGLPTFSLGQKGGATTNKLSVNQLPEHDHTGAIQAVSPIPRGGTTVKSPINTYIAEGGTFAMGKNASMAVDSVSIGKTGGNQAVNNMQPYQCVNYIIALQGMFPSRS, from the coding sequence ATGGAACAGTACATTGGACAAATCATAATGTTTGCTGGAAATTTTGCACCTAGAGATTGGGCGCTTTGCGATGGGCAAATATTACCAATTTCTCAATATCAAGCACTATTTTCTATTCTAGGAACCAATTATGGAGGAGATGGTAGAACAACATTTGGATTACCAGATCTTAGAGGTAGAATTCCTGTCCATGCTGGAGTAGGTCCAGGTTTACCTACTTTTTCTTTAGGACAAAAAGGAGGTGCTACGACAAATAAATTGTCTGTAAATCAACTTCCAGAGCATGATCATACGGGAGCAATACAAGCTGTTAGTCCAATTCCAAGAGGAGGTACAACAGTAAAAAGTCCTATAAACACCTATATTGCCGAAGGCGGTACTTTTGCTATGGGTAAAAATGCTTCAATGGCTGTAGATAGTGTATCTATTGGAAAAACTGGAGGAAATCAAGCAGTAAATAATATGCAACCTTATCAATGCGTAAATTACATAATTGCTTTACAAGGTATGTTTCCTTCAAGATCTTAA
- a CDS encoding T9SS type A sorting domain-containing protein has product MLLKSTFSFFLIISYINSNAQILNFTIDTAIDNGTSITETLVDGSDTYILTADIAGSGAETLDDLGGGDLIFYFGSGGSSNTFIITLTKNSNPVVFTLNGIDYDTLEDGFISVVNQDDAEISANQEYLFGGGAINITNTTNATNISEFKILQPDIGDNTDFGFHNINVTVEETLSVDTSTMLEDEIAVFPNPSNGNITIKNSGISLEKVTVIDLNGRIITSQNLNGITTNLNLDLSSKLSAGLYFIDISTENASTIKKLIIE; this is encoded by the coding sequence ATGTTGCTCAAATCAACATTTAGCTTTTTTTTAATAATCTCCTATATAAATAGCAATGCTCAAATTTTAAATTTTACAATTGATACTGCTATAGATAATGGTACGTCTATTACCGAAACATTAGTTGATGGTTCTGATACGTATATATTAACAGCTGATATAGCTGGTTCTGGTGCTGAAACTTTGGATGATTTAGGTGGAGGCGATTTAATTTTTTATTTTGGAAGTGGAGGTTCTAGTAATACGTTTATTATAACGCTAACTAAAAATAGTAACCCAGTAGTTTTTACATTAAACGGCATAGATTACGATACATTAGAAGATGGATTTATATCTGTTGTTAATCAAGATGATGCAGAAATTTCAGCAAATCAAGAATATTTATTTGGTGGAGGAGCAATTAATATTACCAACACAACAAATGCTACAAATATTTCTGAGTTTAAAATTTTACAACCTGATATTGGTGATAATACCGATTTTGGTTTTCATAATATTAATGTAACCGTTGAAGAAACATTGAGTGTGGATACATCTACAATGTTAGAAGATGAAATTGCTGTTTTTCCAAATCCATCTAACGGAAATATTACAATTAAAAACTCTGGAATATCTTTAGAAAAAGTAACAGTTATAGATCTTAACGGTCGTATAATTACGTCTCAAAATTTAAATGGAATAACCACTAATCTAAACTTAGATTTAAGTTCAAAATTATCTGCTGGCTTATATTTTATTGACATTTCTACGGAAAATGCCTCGACAATTAAGAAGCTAATTATTGAATAA
- a CDS encoding Lrp/AsnC family transcriptional regulator: MKIKNQNIHIDGIDKKILRALMADARTSVLEIARQVGISGAAIHQRLRKLEKSGLIAGSKFIINPKVLGYTTMAFVGVYLDKAVSNPDAVKQLKKIPEVLECHYTTGNWSIFIKILCKDNEHLMHLLNSDIQSIPGVSRTETFISLDQQIERQIKI, from the coding sequence ATGAAAATTAAAAATCAAAATATACATATTGATGGTATCGATAAAAAGATACTTCGTGCTTTAATGGCAGATGCCAGAACATCGGTTTTAGAAATTGCTAGACAAGTTGGTATTTCTGGTGCTGCAATTCATCAACGTTTAAGAAAATTAGAAAAATCTGGTTTAATTGCTGGTTCAAAATTTATAATTAATCCTAAAGTTTTAGGTTATACTACAATGGCTTTTGTAGGTGTGTATTTAGATAAAGCCGTTAGCAATCCAGACGCTGTTAAACAATTAAAAAAAATACCCGAAGTTTTAGAGTGCCATTACACTACAGGTAACTGGAGTATATTTATTAAAATACTCTGTAAAGATAATGAGCATTTAATGCATTTATTAAATAGTGATATTCAATCTATACCTGGTGTTTCTAGAACAGAGACTTTTATCTCTTTAGACCAACAGATTGAAAGACAAATTAAAATATAA